GCTTTATCCCAGTGCCTAGGGTAGTGcttgacacacagtaggcactcagtaaatgtgttGTATTAATGAAGGGATTATAATAGAATATCCTTTGGAAAAAGCAGTAGCAATATCTTCCAAGTTTTGATTGTTGGTTTTTAGTGTGCCAGGTACTTATGTTGAATAACTAACCAAGTCCTTTAGCCGTTACATTAGTTTTCATGGGTTATAACTAATGACTGTCTTTGCACCATAGTGTTACTGTAACATAAAAGCACCATAATTTCAGTGATTaggatatttaatgttttaataaccCTTTTTTTCCAATAAAGTATATTTCTACCAAATAATTCACATGGGTTGCCATGGGGaaaacttcatttatttgtttgcttttaaatatattttgatacagtaccttttagttttcaaatatgtatttgcaAATAAGTCATATGCCTTGGGTTTAGTAGTATTTGGTTAGGTTTTCCTATAATGTGCCAAAATGAAATTAAGTGAACAAAACTTTAATATAATCCTAGGATTTTGTAAGGCATAGCTGGCCACATTTAGCTGTCACTAAGCTAATTGGAATATAAGCCCGTGAAGAGATGACATCTTTTCCCCCCACTGAGGAATCAGCGTGTCAGGGCTATAATCTTATCTAATAacaaaattattgttaattttagactGTTCTAAGAACTGCTAGCATTTTTGCCATCCTCCTGACTTTATGTTGCCCAACTGATTCAGTCTGATAGTGTtggaaggaaataattttcaGAGATTTCACACacattacatatgtatgtaatgAAGCATACATAAGTGAGGTGGAGTTGATAATGCTTATACTTGgaatgcttattattttaaggtttaaCAGGAATTTGGAGAAGATGGTGCTTTGTTGTTAGAAGGATTTTCTTGTAATTGAGGaagtattgtgtttttaaactgTCATGAGAATACGTTGAAAGGttgaaaatacacatattttttcctaAGAGTCCATCATTAAATGTAGTGAAAATCCTTGTAATCCCAAAGAAAGCTGATGTCAGtcaggattctttttctccccagaaaATTAGTCTACAGCATGTCCTAGGATTGTAACCATGCTTTTTAATATATCATCTATAGTGACAAATCATATTTGCTGGTTTATCTTATTAACGCCTtctgtgattgattgattgctttTCCTATAGTGTCAAGTAAGTAAACATACTGTTTAAAAGGTTGGGATGAGAGATTTATGttttataagtatttattttggaaagaagttTCATGtgttaataacttaaaaatgattttaaatgatttaagcTGCTCATTACCCGTAATAAGTGAGAAGATGATTAACGAGTTAAAAACAATTACGATTATTTTCTTTAGAGGTTAATTTATATGTAACTTGGTATAATTTCTGTTTAAGTACTTGCTCTTTTAACACTTGCTGTACTTAagtgaaaagttttaaaactgtCTTAGTCTGAATATCAATTCACTTTCTGTATTAAATGATAAACTTTTCTTACCTGTTAACATTAAAACTTCTCTTTAGGGAGTGACGACGAATACAGCGATGATGACGACATGAGCTGGAAAGTGAGACGTGCAGCAGCTAAGTGCTTGGATGCTGTAGTTAGCACAAGGCATGAAATGCTTCCAGAATTCTACAAGACTGTCTCTCCTGCACTGATATCAAGATTTAAAGAGCGTGAAGAGAATGTAAAGGCAGATGTTTTTCATGCATACCTTTCTCTTTTGAAGCAAACTCGTCCTGTACAAAgttggctgtgtgaccctgatgCTATGGAGCAGGGAGAAACACCTCTGACAATGCTTCAGAGTCAGGTCAGTTTAAAAGTatgattgaggggcgcctgggtggctcagttggttaagcggccgacttcagatcaggtcatgatctcgtggtccgtgagttcgagccctgcgtcaggctctgtgctgacagctcagagcctggagcctgtttcggattctttgtctccctctctctgaccctcccctgttcatcctctgtctctctctgtctcaaaaataaataaacgttaaaaaaaaaaaaattaaaaaaaaaagtatgattgaAAGTCATGTTCATAAATATGATCTTGTAAAATTGGGTTTTTATATGGAAATGTGAGTCTCAGAACATCTTCAGAGAAGCAGAGTTCTGGGATATACTTCTATAGGAGTTTATGTATACTCATTCATGCTATGTCACTTATAGTTTACCCTGATTGAGGTATTCTTGATTTATTAGATaagcaatattaaaataattttaagattcaGTAAAATTATCTCTGATGTTAACAGAGGAATCTTAGGAGTGAAGCAAAGTATGAACACAAGTAGTGTGACTCCACAGCTCTAATTTAGCTGCATGATCCTGGACAaggtagttatttttttaaacctcacttTTCTCACGTGTAGTAATGGTTTACTTAGAATTGTCTACCCAGGGAAGTAAGAGATGAGATGATCTATGTAAACATTTAGTGTAGTGCCTAGTACACAGTAAGTACTTACGGATTTTTATTAATAAGAGCTGGcattgatatttttcattttagaacatCTCTAAGATTCTAAAGATCAGAGCTAGATAGCTCCTATTGAATGTTTGGTGCACACTAGGCATTTTCCTATCTTGTATTTAATCCCTACAGCAGCCCAATGGTGTACACAttggttcatttttataaattacaaaacagaTGTTGAGAGGGACTGAACAACGAAACTATGGGAGATGTACATACAGTATGTCTCTTGCTTTCAAGTAGTACAAATTAACAGAAAATTCCTGGTGAACTTAAAGGTGAACATTGAAGAATGCACTGTAGAAGGAAACAGATAAAGTGTATGGAGGACACTAgccattaaataaatgtatagaagtCAGGTAAAATCATGGGACATTCTGATGGTTTGACAAATCAGGTTGTTGTCTTTTGTCTCTAGCCCTCAGATCACTCTTCAACATGGTTTGTGTCTGTATGTATCCTCCCACCCAAATACCCTATTTATGTTTAACCAGCTAACAAAATGGTAGAAAGTTTAGAAGCAGATGTCTTTGAATCATAAACTTGCTGCATGTAGCTATATTTTGAAGTGAGGTCTTATTTCATTGTGAGAgcaaactaaaagcaaaaataaagacctgttgtttaatggtttattttccataatttgtccCTTTTCGTTTAATGCGTATCTGTGCTATTTTTGTTCAAAAAGCCATTTATAAATTATGTTGCTAAAATTTTGGTTGAAAATTTACTATTTGGTTAGATTTCTACTTAGTCTTATGTATTTCAGAATCAAAAATTAAGGAAGACTTGTTGCTCTGTTAGAGAGCTAATGCTAGCTTTTCTCTGTGATCAGTATAAAGCAAATAcagttcaaagaaaacaaatgtagtGGGTACAACAAAAGCTGCATCAGACAATCTTGTTAGTAGATAGCAGAATTAGGAATTtgacaaaaaaagataaactgttCATTCTCCCCGTCCCCTATAATTTGTGGTAAGTGTACTGAGGAAATACCAATAGCTAATGAGTGTGTAATAATTACAGGTTCCCAACATTGTTAAAGCTCTGCAcaaacagatgaaagaaaaaagtgtcaAGACCCGGCAGTGTTGTTTTAACATGTTAACTGAACTGGTAAATGTACTACCTGGAGCCCTAACGCAACACATTCCTGTACTTGTACCAGGTATGAAAGATAAATCACTTTGGGGACTTATCACAGACTATTATTAAGTCTTCGATAAGCTTAAATCGTTGTTTCCTTCAAAAGCGTAATTTGTGACAACTTAATTTGCATGTACAACCATCTTGAACTCAAGTTAGAAACTTTCAAGTACAAAGTTTAAAACCTTACTCTAACTTTCTTGGCTGTCCTATTTATCGTAGATTGTGGAGTCTCTACTTTAGAGATAGTATGACGAAGTGGGAACTTTAGTAATATTTTAGGgattaggttttaatttttttctttcatgaaactAAGAAttattggactttttttttgttggCTTTTTAGGAATCATTTTCTCACTGAATGATAAATCAAGTTCATCAAATTTGAAGATTGATGCTCTGTCGTGTCTGTATGTAATCCTCTGTAACCACTCTCCTCAAGTCTTCCATCCTCACGTTCAGGCTTTGGTCCCTCCAGTGGTGGCTTGTGTTGGAGACCCATTTTACAAGATTACATCTGAAGCACTTCTTGTTACCCAACAGCTTGTCAAAGTAATTCGTCCTTTAGATCAGCCTTCCTCGTTTGATGCAACTCCTTATATCAAAGATCTATTTACCTGCACCATTAAGAGGTTAAAAGCAGCCGACATTGATCAGGAAGTCAAGGAAAGGGCTATTTCTTGTATGGGGCAAATTATTTGCAACCTTGGAGACAATTTGGGTTCTGATTTGCCTAATACGCTTCAGATTTTCTTGGAGAGACTAAAGAATGAAATTACCCGGTTAACCACAGTGAAGGCGTTGACACTGATTGCTGGGTCGCCTTTGAAGATAGATTTGAGGCCTGTCCTGGGAGAAGGGGTTCCTATCCTTGCTTCATTTCTTAGGAAAAACCAGAGAGCTTTGAAACTGGGTACCCTTTCTGCTCTAGATATTCTAATTAAAAACTATAGTGACAGCTTGACAGCTGCCATGATAGATGCAGTTCTAGATGAGCTCCCACCTCTTATCAGCGAAAGCGATATGCACGTTTCACAGATGGCTATCAGTTTTCTTACCACACTGGCGAAAGTGTATCCctcctccctttcaaaaataagtggATCCATTCTCAATGAACTTATTGGACTTGTGAGATCACCTTTATTGCAGGGGGGAGCTCTTAGTGCCATGCTAGACTTTTTCCAAGCTCTGGTTGTCACTGGAACAAACAATCTAGGCTACATGGATTTGTTGCGCATGCTGACTGGTCCAGTTTATTCTCAGAGCACAGCTCTTACTCACAAGCAGTCTTACTATTCTATTGCCAAATGTGTAGCTGCCCTTACTCGAGCATGCCCTAAAGAAGGACCAGCCGTAGTAGGTCAATTTATTCAAGATGTTAAGAACTCAAGGTCTACAGATTCCATTCGTCTCTTAGCTCTGCTTTCTCTTGGAGAAGTTGGGCATCATATTGACTTAAGTGGGCAGCTGGAACTAAAATCTGTAATATTAGAAGCCTTTTCATCTCCTAGTGAAGAAGTTAAATCAGCCGCCTCCTATGCACTAGGCAGCATTAGCGTGGGCAACCTTCCTGAGTATCTGCCATTTGTCTTACAAGAAATAACCAGTCAACCCAAAAGGCAGTATCTTCTGCTTCATTCCTTGAAGGAAATTATTAGCTCTGCATCAGTGGTGGGCCTTAAACCATATGTTGAAAATATCTGGGCCTTATTGCTAAAGCACTGTGAGTGTGCAGAAGAAGGAACCAGAAATGTTGTTGCTGAATGTCTAGGGAAACTCACTCTAATTGATCCAGAAACTCTCCTTCCACGGCTTAAGGGGTATTTGATATCAGGTGGGTACCTAgattttcttacttaaaattttattagcaGTTGGTAACCTTGAAAGATGCCTAATGCAGAAGCTAAAACAATCTTGTGTTATATGTAGAACCTATTGCCATATTCAAGTgacattttgttgtttaaaaagatAGAATAATAAGATAATGGTTAAATGAATCTGTTCTAATTTCCAGTGTTCATTATATTTCAGTGCtactttttaatcttaaaattgtggaaaagacagatgtttgttgaattaacGTCTCCTAAGGAGCTTGGTAGTActaattataatactaaaattaatgaatttagtTTAAAGGAAAGAACCTAGGagagttttgttttcagattacCAGTGTCAACTCCTTTTGACCAAATAGGGGATAATAATAGCCATTGCTTTTTTTAGAAACtgcttttttaagaaattgtggGTTTAAACACTTCCCTTTTGTGAGGGCTCAGATCCCCCACTGCTGTTCTTCCAGCCCTTCTCCTTCCCAGAAgacattatttcttttgaaaccTAATGGGATTATAGTTTACGAGTAAAACTTTGCTTCCCTGAGAACAGTAAGTGTCACCCCTCTGGACCAAAGAGAATTCTAAGGAACTGAAGACACTGGTGTTAgttgaaagtggtttgaaaaTGATAAAGATGCCCGTGGATTTTAGTGAATTTACATACCAGtagacttaaaatttatttttaattaggctCATCGTATGCCCGAAGCTCTGTGGTTACAGCTGTGAAGTTTACTATTTCTGATCATCCGCAACCTATTGATCCATTGTTAAAGAACTGCATAGGTAAGTGGAAACAAAGATGAACATACTGATTAATAATTTCAGTAGCCAAAAATACTACCAAGGAACTAAAATGCTTTTAAGGGTCtggtaattatttcattaaaaagataattgatAATGTGTGATTATCTATCATCCCTCAGTTTGCAGTTGTTACCAGATAATTTTGCAAATCACTGAAATTGGTAAATAACACTAGGATGTCCTTCAGAGTCAACTGCATATTTGGTCCTTGCTTTATCTGTGGGAGCCCCGGTTTTCTGTTATTACTTGTAAACCCTCCAGCTCCCAGGGAGATCTGTGAAGACTTCATATGTAAGGTGGAAACGGTGGAAGAATAAAAAACTGAGTCGGGTAGAACTAAGATAGCCAAGAAAGACTAgggctgtctctgtttctgtgacaTCAAGAATTAGCTTCTAGGATTATTagtaatgattttataatttcttgtGTTGATTTCATCATCATCAATTTTCTTAGAGTTGGTAAAACTAAAAACCTTTAGAGCTTAGTTTGGTGTTTTCTTGGAAACAGAGCAATGACAATAACAGCAGAGAGAATAGAGGGATATGGCAAAGAAGCTTTGTAGTTTCGTGCCATTGTGCAGTAGGCcaacaaagggaaaaaacacaatttaaaagaattacaGTGGATTACCTGGTGATCAAAAAGAAGGAGATCTTGtctttgtaacaacatggatggaactagaatgtattacgctAAGATAAATCAGAGCAAGAtgaatatgatttcactcatgtggaatttaagaaaacagatgaacatagggaagggaaggaaaagtaaggttaaaacagggaggcaaatcataagagactcttaaatacagagaacaaactgagggttgctggaggggtactgggtggggagatgggctgagtgatgggcatgaaggagggcacttgttgggatgagcattgggtgttatatgtaagtgatgaatcactaaattctactcctgaaaccatgattacactacatgttaactaacttggattaaataaaaatgaaaatggattttcagttaagaaatggatTACCAGTTAATAAGAGGGATGCAGGGATAAATGGATGCTATCGCTGGGAcctagaaataatttaaagaaggTCTGTATTGGAAGattcttgcctttgttctcctcacCTGTTTTTTTGCTTTGATATATTTGTTGACATTTTTTGTGTTGTACAAGATAGGACAAAGAATCCTGTGCCACATCTCTAGAGACATATTTCCAAGTTGACAAGTCAACTATTGTGTATCGTTGGTGTAGTTATTTGATCAGATGATTGTCATTCTCTTTGAATTATGACCTAGTTTAGTATTATTTGTGACTAATATGAACATCAGAACCACCtaggaagctttttaaaaattataatttttaaactgaagATTTGGGGATCTTTGATCCTAGTCCATGTCATCATTTGTCGATAATAATAGCAATATTTTAGATGCTTTTCTGAAAGCAGATAATTAGAATAAAGTATTATTCTCATTTACTGTCTTAGTAATTCTAAGCAAAGAGAGAGATGAGGAGATTTAGTCTGGtgtatttgaattctttttgAATCCAAGGTATCTCCTGAACTTTTTTGTGATCAGAAGTTTCCTGGGGGGTCAGCCTTGAGTTTGCACCCCAGTGTATGGTGTCTGAAGTAttacttcctttccattttttcaaattGCCGTTGTGATACAGTCAAGTGTTGGCACTGCTCTTTTTCCCCTTGTATTCCAAAAGATTGCTGATTGTAGGGTTGAGACTGCATAATGAAGAATGGTAGCTCCATAAGAATACCAGGTATGTCCCAGACTATTCAACAGTGTACATGCAGCTTATTCTACTCATGTAGTCTTAAAAGGTTTGGAATGCTCATTTTTATAagctgagaaactgaggctcttgCCTAAAGTACCTTGCCAAAAGTCATAAAATTGGCAAATGAAGTGATTTGGATCCCCCTCTGTGTGACTCCAAACATCTTTGCGCTATAATTTCTTCCCCACGTTTGCAGTTTCTACTTTTTGTTCTGTGTTGAGTTTCAGGTTCCTCCTTCTGTATTCTTAACCTCTTACCAATTCATACATTCGGCATTAAAGATAGAAATCAAAGTATTTTGAAGGCGCATGTCTCCTTATCATCCGATAAATTGTGTTCTTGTTAATAGTGTTCAGTTTATCAAGCAGCGGATCTATCTCAGGCTAACTATTTTATTTGAACtcagttttttctatttttgttgcttttagtgaaaatactaattttgaaCTCTTGAGTGCAGCATTCGCAATATTTTTATAGCTGCTGGTTCCGTCACTTCTCTGTGCAacctaccttttttttaaattaagtatctGTAAACGTAATTGAAGAACTTTTGGGGCTTACTCATTCCATACCCTCTGCATTATATAATAGTGCTAAGAATCGGTTATCGTGTCTGAATGTGAGTGGGTCTAATTGATTACCTGTTGCCAAAAGAAGTTATGTATTTCACTTATCGTGTCCTTCTGTCACCTGcatggaagaaataataatatcaacATAAACTTAgccatttagaaaaaatatataatgtatattgtaTTTTAAGCCTACCATGACTATATGATGTTGCTCTTAAAATTTTCAGGTGATTTCCTAAAAACATTGGAAGACCCAGATTTGAATGTAAGAAGAGTAGCCTTGGTCACATTCAATTCAGCAGCACATAATAAACCGTCGTTAATAAGGGATCTTCTAGATACTGTTCTGCCACATCTTTATAATGAAACAAAAGTTAGAAAGGAGCTTATAAGAGAGGTAAGTTAGTTACATTACTGTTTATCTAAGCTTGTCCTTTACTTTTAAGTATATccacacattcttttttgtttcaacaGGTAGAAATGGGTCCATTTAAGCATACAGTTGATGATGGACTGGATATTAGAAAGGCAGCTTTTGAGTGTATGTACACACTTTTAGACAGTTGTCTTGATAGACTAGATATCTTTGAATTTCTAAATCATGTTGAAGATGGTTTGAAGGACCATTATGATATTAAGGTAAGATATTTGTGCCTGTTTATAAATTGCTTTAGAGGAAGACTTTGCTATAGTGACTTTCACCCTTGCAATTTACTCTTGTGTATTAAGAAAAATTGATTTGCTTGTCATGATTTAATAAGTGTACTATAAACTAGAATATGCAAAAGTAATAGTAATACAGTGTAACATTACAGGGAAAATCCAGAAACCTCATTGGAGGAGGAAGTCAAGTCTAAGTTATGGATGGAAAATTCTCAAATTCTGTATGCCAGCTTGCTTTAATGCATAGACCAGAGATCTTTCCATTGCTTAAAAGAAGAGTCCAGGCAGGTTTTGGTGTTCAGAGTATAAGGAGTGaaattattactactactactactactatttttttttttttttggcctgtctTAATATTGGACAGTAATTTTCTCAAGggagttttttcttttcctttttagttttccATCAGTGTCTTGGCTAATTCTTTTGTCTGTCTTTAGAGCTGTTCTATATGATAACTGTTTTACTTACATGAATGGGgggtttttattttccagtataATAGGCTTAATATCAAAAGTATTGTTAAAGGATAATACAGAAGGACTGTTTCCACATATACATAGCAATCTGTAGAAATTAGAAATACCCTTCAAAGTTTTAGAGTAGGAACTTTGCATAGCtgctctttgttttatttgctcaTGTCCATTTTAAATATGAACTATAAAAGGGTGATTTAAAAAACGTTCATTGTCTCTTCTTCAGGCCCTTTAGTCAAGCAGGGCAAAAGTGGTAGTTGAAAAGTAATTCAGCCATACTATCAGAATTCCAACTTGTTTCCTATGTGGTAGTAACCTGACCCTCCCAAATTCAACGAAAAGAACCCCAAAAGAAGTAATAGGATCCTCCTGTTTTATTCTGTAGTTTATAgggtaagagaaaaagaagataatgaGTTACTGGGCTTTATATGGATAATATAAggataatataatgtatatattctcTACATATATTCTATAGATTATCtgtatatatagatttatatagaatatatatgtaatctATATATTATAAGGATAATATAATATATGGATAATATATAAGACTGAATAACcagtctttttgatttttttagggATATCTTCTAAGACAGTGGAAACTTATTACAGAGCTTTTCTTCTAGTTATTTTCTTGTTCAATGGTTT
The genomic region above belongs to Prionailurus bengalensis isolate Pbe53 chromosome B4, Fcat_Pben_1.1_paternal_pri, whole genome shotgun sequence and contains:
- the CAND1 gene encoding cullin-associated NEDD8-dissociated protein 1 isoform X2, which produces MADMLSRQGGLLVNFHPSILTCLLPQLTSPRLAVRKRTIIALGHLVMSCGNIVFVDLIEHLLSELSKNDSMSTTRTYIQCIAAISRQAGHRIGEYLEKIIPLVVKFCNVDDDELREYCIQAFESFVRRCPKEVYPHVSTIINICLKYLTYDPNYNYDDEDEDENAMDADGGDDDDQGSDDEYSDDDDMSWKVRRAAAKCLDAVVSTRHEMLPEFYKTVSPALISRFKEREENVKADVFHAYLSLLKQTRPVQSWLCDPDAMEQGETPLTMLQSQVPNIVKALHKQMKEKSVKTRQCCFNMLTELVNVLPGALTQHIPVLVPGIIFSLNDKSSSSNLKIDALSCLYVILCNHSPQVFHPHVQALVPPVVACVGDPFYKITSEALLVTQQLVKVIRPLDQPSSFDATPYIKDLFTCTIKRLKAADIDQEVKERAISCMGQIICNLGDNLGSDLPNTLQIFLERLKNEITRLTTVKALTLIAGSPLKIDLRPVLGEGVPILASFLRKNQRALKLGTLSALDILIKNYSDSLTAAMIDAVLDELPPLISESDMHVSQMAISFLTTLAKVYPSSLSKISGSILNELIGLVRSPLLQGGALSAMLDFFQALVVTGTNNLGYMDLLRMLTGPVYSQSTALTHKQSYYSIAKCVAALTRACPKEGPAVVGQFIQDVKNSRSTDSIRLLALLSLGEVGHHIDLSGQLELKSVILEAFSSPSEEVKSAASYALGSISVGNLPEYLPFVLQEITSQPKRQYLLLHSLKEIISSASVVGLKPYVENIWALLLKHCECAEEGTRNVVAECLGKLTLIDPETLLPRLKGYLISGSSYARSSVVTAVKFTISDHPQPIDPLLKNCIGDFLKTLEDPDLNVRRVALVTFNSAAHNKPSLIRDLLDTVLPHLYNETKVRKELIREVEMGPFKHTVDDGLDIRKAAFECMYTLLDSCLDRLDIFEFLNHVEDGLKDHYDIKMLTFLMLVRLSTLCPSAVLQRLDRLVEPLRATCTTKVKANSVKQEFEKQDELKRSAMRAVAALLTIPEAEKSPLMSEFQSQISSNPELAAIFESIQKDSSSTNLESMDTS
- the CAND1 gene encoding cullin-associated NEDD8-dissociated protein 1 isoform X1, which produces MASASYHISNLLEKMTSSDKDFRFMATNDLMTELQKDSIKLDDDSERKVVKMILKLLEDKNGEVQNLAVKCLGPLVSKVKEYQVETIVDTLCTNMLSDKEQLRDISSIGLKTVIGELPPASSGSALAANVCKKITGRLTSAIAKQEDVSVQLEALDIMADMLSRQGGLLVNFHPSILTCLLPQLTSPRLAVRKRTIIALGHLVMSCGNIVFVDLIEHLLSELSKNDSMSTTRTYIQCIAAISRQAGHRIGEYLEKIIPLVVKFCNVDDDELREYCIQAFESFVRRCPKEVYPHVSTIINICLKYLTYDPNYNYDDEDEDENAMDADGGDDDDQGSDDEYSDDDDMSWKVRRAAAKCLDAVVSTRHEMLPEFYKTVSPALISRFKEREENVKADVFHAYLSLLKQTRPVQSWLCDPDAMEQGETPLTMLQSQVPNIVKALHKQMKEKSVKTRQCCFNMLTELVNVLPGALTQHIPVLVPGIIFSLNDKSSSSNLKIDALSCLYVILCNHSPQVFHPHVQALVPPVVACVGDPFYKITSEALLVTQQLVKVIRPLDQPSSFDATPYIKDLFTCTIKRLKAADIDQEVKERAISCMGQIICNLGDNLGSDLPNTLQIFLERLKNEITRLTTVKALTLIAGSPLKIDLRPVLGEGVPILASFLRKNQRALKLGTLSALDILIKNYSDSLTAAMIDAVLDELPPLISESDMHVSQMAISFLTTLAKVYPSSLSKISGSILNELIGLVRSPLLQGGALSAMLDFFQALVVTGTNNLGYMDLLRMLTGPVYSQSTALTHKQSYYSIAKCVAALTRACPKEGPAVVGQFIQDVKNSRSTDSIRLLALLSLGEVGHHIDLSGQLELKSVILEAFSSPSEEVKSAASYALGSISVGNLPEYLPFVLQEITSQPKRQYLLLHSLKEIISSASVVGLKPYVENIWALLLKHCECAEEGTRNVVAECLGKLTLIDPETLLPRLKGYLISGSSYARSSVVTAVKFTISDHPQPIDPLLKNCIGDFLKTLEDPDLNVRRVALVTFNSAAHNKPSLIRDLLDTVLPHLYNETKVRKELIREVEMGPFKHTVDDGLDIRKAAFECMYTLLDSCLDRLDIFEFLNHVEDGLKDHYDIKMLTFLMLVRLSTLCPSAVLQRLDRLVEPLRATCTTKVKANSVKQEFEKQDELKRSAMRAVAALLTIPEAEKSPLMSEFQSQISSNPELAAIFESIQKDSSSTNLESMDTS